The genomic stretch CTTTTGTCAAGTCCTCCCTTTGCAAGCGTTTGATTTTATATTATAATGAGTTGAACTAATGTATGAACGTTTTTCAAGGGATCGAGCAAGGAGGAATACATATGGATCGCATGTACCGCGTATTAGGATTTTGGACAGCAATTATAGCGATAATGGCGTTTCTTGGTGACTTAAAGCCAATGTCGCTTATGTTTTTTGCCCAAACGGCATTCTTCGTCTTTCTAAGCTATCTTAAATTAAGCGAGAGAATGTACATCTACATCTTTGGTGCCTATTTGACGGTTTTCTTTGTAGGTTTTACGTACTACACGACCTTTATTTTTCAGCCAGGCGCTGGTCATTAAACCGCAATAAAAATCCCGTCAACCTTAATAGGATGACGGGATTTTTTTGCGTGTTGTCCTTTTTATTGCGTGAACGTTTATGTAATTACCTCCACTTTCGCAGCTTACGTTTGGCAGACACGCTTTTATATAGCTAGGTAAACCTGCAATTCATTGTTGGGATTGCTTTTTATACATGCTACCATACGCTCGCTTTCACCCTGAAGGACATAAAGGTTCACTTGAGCTTCCTAACTCTCTCATACGACAGACCTTACAAATTTTGGTCATCACCACAACTCTGGGTTGACTTAAATACTAGCGGTCATACGCTCGCTTTCACCCTAAAGGTTTAACGAAGTCATTCATCGTTGCGAAATGTACGAATGTTGCTAACATCAATCCCTACTTTGAGGTAGAGCCATAGAATTTGCAAAAACAGCAAAATCCACCGCTGCACCTATCTTGCCAAGCAGATGATCTTCGGGCACCGGTAACCTAATTCTGCATGAAACAATTCGCTTCATTTTCTTGTATACTAAAGCAACACAGCACAACTCACGTTTAGGGTACAAGTGCAACATCGATTCGAAAGGACCTCATCGTGTTTTCTTTGCCTCAAGAGTCTCGCTAGTGCCCCATCAGGTAACGTAGATCTTATTTTATTCAGGATGAGTTATGGTTCTTGTTTTCGCACAAGTTAACAGCTGGAAAACACTCTCTCTAGGCAAACGGCTATACATCCGCGTTCACTTGCTTCCTTTACCAAACAACATTCGTGTAAAAGGCACCAGGTGATCTAACTTGAAACAGTGCACGTACTCGCCTTATTTGGTTGCCACACGGCTTTTTACCCTCTATACGAGATCGAGCCACAATAAACATTGTACGCAGAAACAAACATCAGCGTAGGCAACATACGTAGACTCTAGTGGGATCAGCGCGAGCTGAAGATCCCCTCGAAAAAGCCTGCTTTTTCGAGGAAGCTGAAGCCGTGCCCCACAGAAAGCGAAGTATTTTGACGGAGCGGTCGTCGTCATTCCCGTGCACCCTAGCGCATCTTCAACTCAAAAAGACCTCGTCGTGTTTTCTTTGCTGTTGGAGTCTCACTAGGTACCGCTTTTGGGTATTGTAAAAAAAAGATCGACCTTGTTGATTCAATTTCGACCATGACCAACTAAGTTAGTTGAAAGGGCACTAGTGACCGCTGGTTTTTAGATGATTACTTTTTGCACTTTCTGAATCGCTTGTCCCATAACAGATTTGATTTTTGAATACATTCAATTGCGAGACCGAGACAACCTAAACCAATTTATACAGAAACAGACATCAGCGTAGTCAAAATACGCAGACTCCAGCGGGAACAGCGCGAGCTGAAGATCCCCTCGGAAAGCAAGATTCCGAGGAAGCTGAAGCCGTGCCCGCGGAACGCGAAGTATTTTGACGGAGCGGTCGTGATTTCTTTGCCGCTGGAGTCTCGTTAGTCGCTGCATTTAACGATGCACTCCTTTATTATGAACTCAAAGAAACGGATTTGATTGTCTTTCAGCTCCGATTGTCGTTTCTGGACCATGACCAGGAGCTACAGCTGTCTCATCAGGGAGAGAGAGCAGCTTCTCCTGAATGCTCTTCAACAATTGCGATGTGTTTCCACCGTAGAGATCAGTTCGCCCAATACTACGTTCAAAAAGAGTATCACCAGCGAAGACCACAGCTTCTTCCTCCCAGTAAAACGAGCAACTCCCAGGTGAGTGTCCCGGCGTTTCAATGACGCGTAAATGAAAAGGTCCAATCGAGAGGTTGCCTTCTGTAAGAGGGTGTAAATCACTTTGTGAATTCACCGTAATGGCTTCAGGAAAATATTTAGCTGACCCATTTTTCTTACCATCCACAAGCCAGTCGTGTTCAAATTCGTGCAAATACACTGGCACTTTGTAATGAGATAAAACGGCATCCAATGCGCCAATATGATCCCAATGCGCATGAGTTAACAACACAGCATCAAGCTGGTCTCCCACCAATGAGATAATTTTTTTTATATTGTCCCCTGGATCAATGAGAAGAACATGCTCGTTCTTTTTCAGGATATATGCGTTTGTTTGAATGGTACCTAACGGTTGCTGTCTATAAGCCATTTAATTCCCCTCTTTTCTACTATCATGACAAAAGCTTCAAATTCTTACGATCAACAATCGACATTCTAAAAGATACATCGTATAATAAACAATAGCAAAGGGCACGCTTACATTCAAATGAGTGTATGCCTTGAGGCAAGAAGCGTGTCTCTTACATATTGAACGCTCGATGTAAGGAGGGACATACGATGGGTATTATTATTATTTTTGGGATCGTTACGATTCTAGGCATATTTGGTTTCATTCGCGAATTTTCAAGGAAAAACTTCGTTGCCGTCGCTTTCTCTGCCGCTACAGTTGCGGTTTTTGGATGGTTTACAGTGAA from Aureibacillus halotolerans encodes the following:
- a CDS encoding DUF2626 domain-containing protein, whose translation is MDRMYRVLGFWTAIIAIMAFLGDLKPMSLMFFAQTAFFVFLSYLKLSERMYIYIFGAYLTVFFVGFTYYTTFIFQPGAGH
- a CDS encoding MBL fold metallo-hydrolase — encoded protein: MAYRQQPLGTIQTNAYILKKNEHVLLIDPGDNIKKIISLVGDQLDAVLLTHAHWDHIGALDAVLSHYKVPVYLHEFEHDWLVDGKKNGSAKYFPEAITVNSQSDLHPLTEGNLSIGPFHLRVIETPGHSPGSCSFYWEEEAVVFAGDTLFERSIGRTDLYGGNTSQLLKSIQEKLLSLPDETAVAPGHGPETTIGAERQSNPFL
- a CDS encoding DUF2759 family protein → MGIIIIFGIVTILGIFGFIREFSRKNFVAVAFSAATVAVFGWFTVNTLISLITNGPTSY